ACGGTCTACAACAATTTTTAGATCTGCATCTTTCATCCATGCAACCACGGCATCACGGCCTTCTTTATTGGTATCAGAAGCTGCTAATCTTGTAAGTTTTCCTTCTTCATCAACACCAATTTGTCCCAATTCTTTAAGACGGCTAAGCAAGCGTTCTCCATTAATAGATAGTTTAGATTTCATTATGTATTCCTCCTTTATTTCAATTGAATACTTGGAATTGTAATATGTGATTTATTATGCTTATAATATAATTGAACCTTATTAATTGCAAGGTTAATTCCTTTTTTATTAAATCAATTATTTTTTATGCTCAGAATAAGTTGGACTCGTCCTATGTACAAAGCAAGAAATATAAATCCTTGACTCTACATAGAGTCAAGGATTTATATTTCTAGAATTTAATGATTTATTATTATCTTTCTATAGCAGATAATTACATGGATAACAGTATTTTGCTTTACCCATTAAAGGTAGGAGTGAAATCCTGATAACAATGTATTTACTCCGATATATGTAAATATAACTGCTGCAAATCCAATAACTGAATATAGTGCAGCCTTCTTATTCTTCCATCCTTTGTTTAATCGTACATGAAGATATATAGCATAGATAATCCAAGTTATAAATGACCAGGTTTCCTTTGGATCCCATCTCCAATATCTACCCCAAGCTCGCTCTGCCCATATGGCTCCTGTTACTATTACTAAGGTCAACATAAAGAAGCCAAAGCTTATAGCTTTATATGCCATCTGGTCTAGTGCTTCTTGTTGCGGTAGATGCCTTAGTGTAAATTCATCATCCTTTAACTTTTCTCTAATAATATATACTACTGATACTGCACAGGCTATTGCAAAGGAACCATAACTAAAGATTGCCGTACTCACATGAAAGAATAGCCATTCACTTTGTAGTACAGGCATCAGTGGCTTAATCTCTGCAGATTGGAGAGCTGCATACACTGTTACTGCTAATATAAATGGAGTTACAAAAATACCTAATGTCTTAAATTTATATTTCCACTCATATACAATAAATGACAATGATATTGCCCATGCAAAACTAGTAGCAAATTCGTACTGACTGGCAAGTGGTAGTCTTCCAGCTTCTACAGTTCTATTTAATATGGCTATTGTATGAAATACAAATCCAAATCTTAATAGCCATGAACCATATTTGGAGTATCTTATCTTCTTAGAAGTAAATAGCATTATATATATAAACATTGCTAATACATATAAAATTATGGCTATGATTAATCCTTCCTTCTCACCTAACATAGCTATCTCTCTCCCTATTTTGAGTTTTCGATTTATTTATAGGATATTTATAAACAAGTATCTTACTATCCTCCAGATATATTTGTAAGTGTTCTGGTTTTAAGAAGAATACAAGAAATATACCAAAGGTCATAAGGAACGCACCAATACCAGCCCCTAATTGTCCATTCATTTTGTTTACATCAATATAGGTATACATTTGAGGATTCTCTAATACAAATTCATATTGATTCCACTTAATGGTCTCCCCTACTGGTACAAAATTCATCTTTACTATTTCTCCCCTATAATGAATTGCATATAAAATCAAAGGACTTTCATCAGGGTAGTATCTATTAAAGTAAATACCTATATTTTCACTTGGAATGCTCAATGATGTTTGCTCATAAATAACATCCTTTAATAAGCTTTCTCCCGATTTTAATGTAGTGCATTCTGCAGCCCATCCATAGGCTGTCTGGTAAAATGTATATCCTTCATATCTCATTGGTTCATTAACAGCTACATGAGAAGATTTTAATACGTTGCTTGATGTATCAAGCAGTTCAACTTGTGAAATATATTGCCGGACTGCTCCATCTTCATCGTATTCTATATCGAAGTCATTGATTTTAACTTTGTAATCTGTTCCTTTTATAGACTTGAGCATACCAGGTACTCCATATACACTCTCTGTAAAATATGTAATGTGGCCGTAGGCGTAATATACTATTACTAGTAATATTCCGAAATGTAATATCCATGATCCTAAATATCCAATTTTATTTTTTGTTGAATGATACCGATTTTTATTTGCATTATCTTGATAGTATCTTTTGAAACCATGTTTTTTAAAACTTTTATCTATTGAATCATTTATATGTTCAAATGAATCAACTTCCTCTGCACTTACAAGCTCCATATTTTCTGCAGAGGTACTATTTTTTAGTTTTTTTGCGACTTTAATAAATCTAGATGTACTACACATAAAAAGATTTAAAGTTAAGGCAATAAAAAGCACTCCAAATATTATTGAGTTATATACATCATTTAAACCTAACGTAGTTATTGCTTTAGATATTGCGGTTGGGTACTGATGAGTGTATACATGTTCCTCAAAACCTTGTGGAATGAAAGTTCCAGCCATTGATAGAAATAGTATTAGAATTAATAAAAAAATACCAAACTTCATGGATTTAAAAAATATAAGACTTTTTCTTAAGACCTTTTCCATATCTCTCCTACTTTCTACATAAAGATAATACAACCAATTACTGGTTGTATTATCTCCATAATATTACTTTTATAGTCGGCGGCATTAGCCAAATCAAAAAAACAATTTGGATTGCGCAACATCTGACCTACCATCGATTTAGGAAAATCACTCTAAATCGAGCTAGGTCATAAACCTTCAAGTATATCTAAGGCTTCTTGTGCATAGGTTTTTGCTTCATTTAATGCTTCAGTTGCTTTAGCCTGATTATGGAATCCTGTACTATTTTCTACGAATACAAAATCCCAACGATATTGTGCTTTTCTATGTAGGCCTCTTAACTGATCAATTTTTTCATCTGAAAGCTTCTGGTCTTCAATTGCCTGACCAAAGTCGGCAATTAATTTTACTAGCATATCACTTACTTCTACTTCCATTTTCTCTACCTCAGTCTGTATTGCCTCTACTCTTGCAACTATGTTATCTATTTCATCTGAATGACATCTGCCACAGGATTCGTTTGGAGTTTTAAGAGGGCTTGTTACCCAGTGAGATTTATACTCTTCCTCGTTTTCTGTCACTCTTGGCATATGACAATCTGCACATGATACATTCATTGAAGCATGAAGACTACCAGTATACATTTCTGTTTCAGGGTGTTGTACCTTTATCAATGGAGTCCCCGTTCTAGGATGTACCCAATCCGAAAATTCTATTTCATCATAGTATTCCTCTATTTCTGCTATTTCTGTTCCATTTGCCCATGGTAAAATAACAGAATTATCATCTTTATCAAAGTAGTACTCAACATGGCATTGTGAACATGCTAGGTTTCCCGGAGTCTTCTGTAGGTTTAGTTCATCTGCTGCATCGTTAAAATGTAGTGTAGTGGTTTGAATTCCTTCACCAGGTGTATTTCTATGACAGGTATAACAGGTAATTCCAAACTCTACATCTTGAACAGTTTTTTGAAAGTCCAAGGAAGCTAGTTGATCCCCATGTTCAGCATAAAGCTTTTCATATTCTGCTGTTTTACATGCAAGACATGAAGCCCCTCCCTTTGGTCTAGAAATATTTGATACATCTTCTAGTGCATAAAAGTGACCCCTAGCTTCATAATATTCCTTGCCAAATCCTATTCCTTCATAAAGGATTGCAATATTAGGATACTTCTCTAGATAATCTGTAGGATGGGATCCTCCAAGTTCAGAGTCCTCCGTAGTGTCATCTCCCATTGTTGAAGTCTTCATGTAAGAAGCATAAATCTGTGGGAATTGTTCCTCCCATTCTTTAGGATCTACAATCATATCCTCTGGAGCCGGAATCTCAACCTCCCCTACATCCCCTCCAGGTTGCGTATCAGGTCCAGGCTTTGGCTCTGGTGCTGGAGTTTTACTTGTACAGCTAATCATTAAGACTATTGCTAATAAAAAACAGATACTTAAAATTAGTTTTTTTCTTCTCATACTATACCCCTTCTTATGTAGTCTTTGGAGAATAGTTTTACCAATATTTGAGTATTTATGTAGATGATATAATATAACAAAAATTATCTGTTAATCTTATTATTGACATTTAATACATCTTATAATATAATTTATTGATAAAATTAAATAAAAGGTGATGGAGTTCACCATAATCGCATAATGCTAATGACTCCTACAGGAAATAATAATGTTATACCTGTAGGAGTTTTTTTATGACTAATAAAGGAGTGATTTTATGGCTGCAAGTTTAGCAATAATCTTATTATTAGGAATGCCAACAAAAAGGTTATTCGAAAAACTAAGAATGCCTGGTTTATTAGGAATGTTATTATTAGGTATTCTTATAGGCCCTCATGGATTTAATTTATTACAAGAAGACATGATCATGATATCAGGGGATTTAAGAAGTATTGCTTTGATTATTATTTTATTAAGAGCCGGACTTGGAATTAATAGAGATGATTTGATTAAGATTGGCACCACAGCATTAAAGATGAGTTGTATACCTGGTTTAATAGAGGGTTTATTTGTTGCCATTGCTTCTGTAATACTTTTAGGATTTACATTTGCTCAAGGGGGAATATTGGGTTTTATTATTGCTGCTGTTTCTCCTGCTGTTATAGTACCATCTATGCTTAAATTAATGGATGACAACATTGGTACAGAAAAGGGAATACCAACACTAATATTGGCTGGTGCATCTATTGATGATGTATTTGCAATTACCATTTTTAGTGCCTTTTTAGGTTTATATAGTGGTTCTAATATCAATGTTGGAGTACAATTATTAAATATTCCTGTGTCGATTTTTTTAGGTATTATGGCAGGTATAATTATTGGGTTAATATTAATTAAAGTCTTTAAGAATTACCATATTCGTGATACAAATAAACTGTTATTAATACTTGGATTTTCAATATTACTTAATCAATTAGAAGGTGCATTAAGGACAAAATTACAAGTTGCCTCTCTTTTGGGAGTTATGACTATTGGTTTTGTAATAATTGAAAAATTACCTCAAGTAGGAAAAAGATTGTCTAATAAATTTAATAAAGTATGGATCTTAGCAGAAATATTATTGTTTGTATTAGTAGGGGCACAGGTAGATATAGATGTAGCCATAAAAGCAGGTAAAATAGGTGTTGTAATAATATTGATAGGCTTAATAGGACGAAGTATAGGAGTTATAATTTCATTGCTAGGTACAGATTATAATTGGAAAGAAAGACTATTTTGTGTAATTGCATATATCCCAAAGGCAACAGTCCAGGCTGCAATTGGAGCAGTACCCTTATCATTAGGAATAGACTCAGGAGACATGATTTTGGCTATCGCAGTATTATCTATACTAATCACTGCACCTTTAGGAGCAATTGGAATTCATTACTCATCAGAAAAGTTGCTGTAGAAAACCTAAAAAGTCCCCCTTGCTCAAGATTATATGAAATCAAGGAAAATACTGTTATAATGTAATTATAGGTAAGTGGTATTTGTAGTATTCTACGAAGTAAAGATTGCTTGAATAATCTTACAGACAAATAGGGATCATGGGATTGTTTTAAGCTACGGATTATTAATATAAGGAGAAACTTATGAAAACTGGAAAGTTTAAAAAATATTTCAGATATGCGATATTGATGGCAATTGGCTGTTATATATTGGCTGTTACTATATCTATTGCGATGATGAGTAAGATGACGAAGATAACTTATAATGCAACTGCGTATGGGACAACTTTAATAGAAGATATTGTAGATTTTAAAACAAATACCGCTCAACGAAATTATTATGATTTTGACGGTAACCCAACGGATCACAAAGAAAATCTAATTAGTCCAATAAAAGAATTTGGGATTAAGAGCGTATGTTCTTTTTCTTTGTTTCCATTGTGGCGCAAGAATTATTTTAATCCGTTTATTATGGATGGTGACCAGTATAACATTGCAAGAAGCTATAAGGAAAACGAAAATGTTATTTATGGCAGCAATGCATACCCCTTAACATATTGGTTTGTACTTTGGGCGATTGAAAATGCTTTTAAATAAAAGGTATGAACATAGCACTAAGCTGACAAATATGTGAGGTTAGTATCTAAATTATAATGGATTATATAAGAAACCTAATATATACATAAAATAATAGATGGGATAATTTGACTTTCTATTAGATGACATATAAAATATAATATTAAAGCTATTTCCTAGATTGTTTTTCTGAGAAATAGCTTTTCATTATTTTTATTCCTCCATCCAAGCATCCGGATATGTAACTGAACCTATTTCTTCTCCCGTTGAGATGTCATTAATTACAATAGTTGTCTTAATATCTAAACCGGCGACTGACTGGTACATACTTGTTGAAAAACCTAAAATAAGGGGAGTTAAGTCAAACGCAGTCTCATATTCCTCTCTTACTACCCCTACAATAACCTCTCTATATTCGTTAGTATAATCAATACTTTTAATATATGGAGTATCTTCTCCTTCGATTAGTTCACCAAAGGATTCATCAATGCCTTTGCGTGTCTCCTCTAACATCTCCGTATGTTTGGATTTAGTCATAGTTATTGTAAGTGAACCGTCTTGATTTTTTTTAGCTGCTATTACACCATCATTTTCTGATAGATATTCATCTTCACTAAAGTCTGTTAAATCTCCCATAAGATCCGCAGGAAGTGTTACATCGACAGTTAGAAGTTTTTTATCAACTCCAATACCTTGTAATTCACCGGTCTCAACGTCTGCATTATTTACAGTTTCTAATCCATCTGTTTGTTCTGTGATAACTTCTTGACTGTTTTCTTTATTACTAACAGCTTCTTTACCACATCCAACTAGTAACAAGTTTACTATAATGGCTGATACAATAAATAAAAACGAAATTCTCCTCACCTTATTACCTCCTATTTCGTATTGATTAGTATTTTTACATCTGATATTGATGAAAACATATTATCCGTATAACAAAGTATCAGCTCACTGCTTTCAGTATAAGTTCCATATATCGCTTCAGCACTACACTTTGCACCTTTAATAGTCTCTTGTGGATATTTTGTAACATCACCTGGGTATGCAAATGACATATTGCCATTTCCATCTATAACCCTAAAACTCATATCTGATATATATAAATTATCTTCCTTGCTAATATTGGAATAAGTATAACCTATTTTATAAACTTCTTCTGGTTCTTGTTCAGAAAATTGATTTCTATCAGTTACAAGCTCTATACTATCAATAGATAATGTATAATCTCCATTTTCTGTTTTGATTTCAATGATATCACCTAAGGAATACATATTATCATAACTTGGTCTTTCACCTTCAAATACCGGGCTAGTATATTCCCCTACATTTAAACTGTATTCTGCATTACTTTTTGAATCAAACATATTGTCATAATATAGTAACTTAATTGTGCTACTATTATCTAATGTTCCAATAACCATAGAGCTTAAACTCTTGGCTCCTAAAGGTGTATGTTCAGAATTATATAAACCAGAGGCAGGGTATGAATCACACATATTACCGCCTTCATCAACAATCTTGAAGTTCATATCTGAGATGTAAAGATCATCTTCAGTTAAATTTAGATTCTCGTATAAGTAGTCTATAATTAATACTTGTTCTACTTCCTTTTCTGAAAATTGGTTCCTATAATCAGTTTCTTGTACACCTATTATTGTGAGTGCATACATATCATCTATGATGACTCTTTCTCCAACGCTATAAATCTTTTGTTCAATTTCTTTTTCATCTGCTTCCCCTGGTTTATCTACTGATTCAATAACGGTAGTTACTTCTCTTTGTGTTGCATCAGTATTAACTTTTTCTATTGAGGTTACTTGGGTACCCCCACATCCCGTTACTAAGCTTAGGATCATTACAATTATTAACAATGATACTACAACCTTTTTCATTTTTTTCCCCCCTTATATTTGTCTATCTATTAACACTAATATAATTATTCTACACAAAACTTTAAATTCCTTCTTCTATAACGAGTTAAAAATCTACTACTTCTTTAAATGCCGGATGTATGTTTAAATTCACCGGTGGTGAAAATGAAAAACCACTTTAAGATTTTATTCTCAAAGTGGTTTTGTTAATAAAGGTGTCTGTATCATTTATAATAATGCTCTTAATCTTGGGAACAGTATATTGTTTTCAAGATGAATATGTTGGAATAAGTCTGACTCCATTTCATGAAGCTTTTGATATGTTAGTTCAAAAGTTCCACATACATCATCTGGAATTATATAATCTTTAGTTATTGCTCTTAATTCTCTTAAAATGTCTCCAGCATTAGTATGTTCCTGCTCTAACTCATCAATGATATTTACTGCCTTTTCTAAATCTCCTTTTGAATTAGTCTCCAAGAATTTATTTATTGCTGGGTATTGTAATGTTTCTTCCTTAGTTAAATGCTCTTCTAATTCCATTTGAACTGTTCTAAATAGTTTATGAACTTTAGAGAGCTCTGGATGATGTTCTCCATGAACCTTTAGGATTGTCATTGAAAGTTTTGCAATCTTAGGCATTTCATCCCATAGATAAGCATGGTGTTTATTTAATATATGTTCTACTAGTTCATCTAGTGGAGCTGTTGTCCAGTCCTTATCTTCAGCTGACGTTTCATATTGCTCGTATTGACTATTGATTTCATTTATTATTTTATCTTCATCTAAACCTAATTCTTTAATTGCTTCACTTAATGGTTTATTTCCCCCACAACAAAAGTCTATTCTATTTTCTTTAAATATTTCTGCAGCCTTAGGGAATTTTACAACTATTTCTCCGATATTTTGTGAACTGTTAAATTTACTCATTTTCTATTCCTCCACTTCATATTATCGTATCTTTAGTCTACCCTTATGATAATTAAATCTAACTTAATTTATTCGAAGTATTTCTTATTCTTTATGATTTAATTATAGAGGGGGTTGAATATCATTACTTTGACCTGAGTCAAAATTTAAAAAGAATTTTTTCAGTCCACTTATTATTGACATTACATATATTCTTATAATTATTGCAAATAAGGCCGAAATGGTCATTAGCAGTTCACTATAAGTTGTTAAAGTTATTATAAATCCAATTGTTGATATAATCTGTAATATTACATATGTTTTTTGCTTATATATAATTTGCTTGGAGTTAATTGTAGTTGAGATATCTTTTGGAACCTTTGATTCTAGTAAGTTTATTGTGCCGTTTAATATCTCATAAATCATTAAAAGTTCAAATATATAAAGTATCACTGGATAATATGAAAATATAATCGAGCTATTTAGTCTTGGCTCAAAAAATAATCCAAGAAAACTAGTACCTAAGAATGAAAGCAAAATAAGGCATCCTGTATATCTTTCACCCTTTTCAAAAGATTCATCTTGAAAATTAGCTTTTAAGATTCCTATCCCAGAAACTACTACTATCCATCCTACAAATGCTGGAACTATTTTAATAAAGCCGCCGAGTGTTATATTAAATGTAGCTAAAAATATACCCCAAAAGATTTTCTGATATCCTTTATCCATTATAGCTCACCCCTTGCTCTTAGGAATTTTATGATTTCCATAAATTCAAAGCCATGTCTTCTATAGTCTAAATTACGAAATCTATAGGTATAGAAATTCCCCTCACTATCCTCATAATGGAGCTTAGGATGAATATCATAATCATACATACTTGCTTCTATGTCATCTGTGGCATTAAACTTTGAAAATATATTCAAACGATCTCCTGCTTGTAACTTCATACCTGAAATATTCTCATAGTCAGTTGCATTAACCTTTAGCTCTACTATATGATTAAACTTACTTAACAACGAATCCTCTACTCTTAATAAAGTAATATCCTCTGTGGCTTGAAGTTCCGTAGTGTGAGTTCCGTCTGAAGAACCTCCCACACTCATAAAGTCCAAGTTCTCTGGTCTAATATCATCTGCATAAAGTATCACTTCACCTATATCAGCTTCGATGATATCTCCATTATCAAAATGTACCTTAGCTTTAGTTATATGAATATCATCTCCTGCATTCTCCATATCAAAAGCATTTATCCATATGTATATTGGTCTTACGCTGTATCTACCTACATTATCCCCTGGAATTCCCTGATTATAATTATTGAACATAGAAAAAACCATAGGATCACGTGAATAGGCACTTGTCATTAGTCCTGGAGCTTCTTCAAACTCCACATGGCTGACTAATCTAGTGTCATTGACATTTGTAATATATCTAATGTGTAATTGAGTATCCATATAACGTCCATTTTGATTTGTTGGGAGCTCTAATTCCTTATATACCTTTAAAAATACAGGCTCATCAAGTTTTAGATAAAATGAGATAATCAAACTTATTACCAATAGAGACAATGTAGATATAAGTCCGGCTTTTAATATCTTCTTATTTTCCATGGAGTCACTCCTTCTACCATTTATTCTTAGTCCCTTTTATTATAGCATAGTAATATATTGTAGTCATATTACATTGTATGGGTAAATATAATGTAATCATACTCAAAAAGGAGGTTTGTTATGACAACGACATTAGCAGTAATTATTAATATTATTGTTATGCTCGCTATAATTTATGGATTAACTTTATTGAGGAAGAAAAGAACTTCATTTACTATAAGAGTATTACTTGCCTTATTAATTGGTATTATATTTGGAGCCGCACTTCAGGTAATCTTCGGTGCAACTTCAGATGTAGTGAAGGTTTCTATTAGTTGGTTAAATGTAATAGCCAACGGTTATGTAAGACTTCTTAGAATGATTGTTGTTCCGTTAATATTCGTATCAATTACAGGTGCAATAATAAATCAGGACTCAAAGAACTTAGGAAAGATAGCTACCAGAATTATTGCAGTTTTAATAATTACAACTGCAATTTCTGCATTTATCGGTGCAAGTGTAGCCAATGTATTTGACATATCTGCTGAAGGTCTACAGGCTGGGGAATCAGAAATAAAGGCAGGAAAAAATCTTGAAACACGTCTAGAGGACTTTCAAGCTAAACCTATTCAAGAACAACTGATGGAAATTATACCAACAAATCCTTTCTACTCCTTGACAGGTCAGGGAAGTAACTCTACACTTTCAGTAGTCTTCTTTGCAGCTTTCGTTGCTGTTGCTGCAATCGGGATTAGGAAGAAAAATCCTGAATCAGCTGAAACCTTTAAGAAATTAATCAAATCAATTCAGGATGTAGTTATGAGAATGACAACTATGGTTCTTAGACTAACCCCTTATGGTGTCTTGGCATTGATGACAAGGATGGTTTCAACAAGTGACTTCAGTGAGATTTTAAGATTATTAAAATTTGTATTAGCATCTTATGTGGCCCTTATACTAGTATTTATAGTTCACCTAATTATAATAGCCATCTTTGGACTTAACCCTGTAACATATATAAAGAAGGCGATTTCAACACTTATGTTTGCATTTAGCTCTAGGTCCTCTGCGGCTACTATCCCGATGACAATAGAAACTCTTTCTGAAAAGATGGGTGTTTCCCAAGGAGTTGCTAACCTATCTGCATCGTTGGGAACAAGTATTGGTCAAAATGGATGTGCAGGAGTTTATCCGGCAATGCTTGCGGTTATGATAGCTCCAACTGTAGGAATAAATCCACTGGATCCAATGTTCTTAATCAAATTAGTAGTAATAACAGCTTTAGCGTCCTTTGGAATTGCCGGAGTTGGTGGTGGGGCTACCTTTGCAGCACTTACTGTTCTATCAGCTATGGGATTGCCTGTTGGCTTAGTAGGACTTCTAATTGCAATAGAGCCGTTAATTGACATGGGTAGGACACTGGTAAATGTAAGTGATTCTATAGTAGCTGGATTAATTTCTGGCAAATTAGTTGGTGAGTTAGATACAGGTGTGTATAATAGTGAGATTGAATAGGTAGAAGGATAAATAATGAGTGAGAGCTGAGTACTTTGTCATTAGTGCTCAGCTCTATAATCTATCATATGGATTCTTTAAAGTACCTCTCTATATTATTTATGACTTTATAGGATAATCTTTCCTTTGCTTGTGTAGTCCAACCTGCAACCTTATCTGTATAAATTACATTTCTATGTTTTTTCAATTCTTCATAATAAGCACCCATGGCGACCCTATCAAATATTCCATAGTTTCCATCTCTGATAATCCAATTGGCAAATGCCTGTACATCAAAGGTTGGCTCTAAAGATGTATTAACTAAGATTTTTCCAT
The DNA window shown above is from Tissierella sp. Yu-01 and carries:
- a CDS encoding cation:dicarboxylase symporter family transporter; protein product: MTTTLAVIINIIVMLAIIYGLTLLRKKRTSFTIRVLLALLIGIIFGAALQVIFGATSDVVKVSISWLNVIANGYVRLLRMIVVPLIFVSITGAIINQDSKNLGKIATRIIAVLIITTAISAFIGASVANVFDISAEGLQAGESEIKAGKNLETRLEDFQAKPIQEQLMEIIPTNPFYSLTGQGSNSTLSVVFFAAFVAVAAIGIRKKNPESAETFKKLIKSIQDVVMRMTTMVLRLTPYGVLALMTRMVSTSDFSEILRLLKFVLASYVALILVFIVHLIIIAIFGLNPVTYIKKAISTLMFAFSSRSSAATIPMTIETLSEKMGVSQGVANLSASLGTSIGQNGCAGVYPAMLAVMIAPTVGINPLDPMFLIKLVVITALASFGIAGVGGGATFAALTVLSAMGLPVGLVGLLIAIEPLIDMGRTLVNVSDSIVAGLISGKLVGELDTGVYNSEIE
- the ccsB gene encoding c-type cytochrome biogenesis protein CcsB, yielding MLGEKEGLIIAIILYVLAMFIYIMLFTSKKIRYSKYGSWLLRFGFVFHTIAILNRTVEAGRLPLASQYEFATSFAWAISLSFIVYEWKYKFKTLGIFVTPFILAVTVYAALQSAEIKPLMPVLQSEWLFFHVSTAIFSYGSFAIACAVSVVYIIREKLKDDEFTLRHLPQQEALDQMAYKAISFGFFMLTLVIVTGAIWAERAWGRYWRWDPKETWSFITWIIYAIYLHVRLNKGWKNKKAALYSVIGFAAVIFTYIGVNTLLSGFHSYL
- a CDS encoding cytochrome c biogenesis protein ResB, which produces MEKVLRKSLIFFKSMKFGIFLLILILFLSMAGTFIPQGFEEHVYTHQYPTAISKAITTLGLNDVYNSIIFGVLFIALTLNLFMCSTSRFIKVAKKLKNSTSAENMELVSAEEVDSFEHINDSIDKSFKKHGFKRYYQDNANKNRYHSTKNKIGYLGSWILHFGILLVIVYYAYGHITYFTESVYGVPGMLKSIKGTDYKVKINDFDIEYDEDGAVRQYISQVELLDTSSNVLKSSHVAVNEPMRYEGYTFYQTAYGWAAECTTLKSGESLLKDVIYEQTSLSIPSENIGIYFNRYYPDESPLILYAIHYRGEIVKMNFVPVGETIKWNQYEFVLENPQMYTYIDVNKMNGQLGAGIGAFLMTFGIFLVFFLKPEHLQIYLEDSKILVYKYPINKSKTQNRERDSYVR
- a CDS encoding ammonia-forming cytochrome c nitrite reductase subunit c552, whose protein sequence is MRRKKLILSICFLLAIVLMISCTSKTPAPEPKPGPDTQPGGDVGEVEIPAPEDMIVDPKEWEEQFPQIYASYMKTSTMGDDTTEDSELGGSHPTDYLEKYPNIAILYEGIGFGKEYYEARGHFYALEDVSNISRPKGGASCLACKTAEYEKLYAEHGDQLASLDFQKTVQDVEFGITCYTCHRNTPGEGIQTTTLHFNDAADELNLQKTPGNLACSQCHVEYYFDKDDNSVILPWANGTEIAEIEEYYDEIEFSDWVHPRTGTPLIKVQHPETEMYTGSLHASMNVSCADCHMPRVTENEEEYKSHWVTSPLKTPNESCGRCHSDEIDNIVARVEAIQTEVEKMEVEVSDMLVKLIADFGQAIEDQKLSDEKIDQLRGLHRKAQYRWDFVFVENSTGFHNQAKATEALNEAKTYAQEALDILEGL
- the ric gene encoding iron-sulfur cluster repair di-iron protein; amino-acid sequence: MSKFNSSQNIGEIVVKFPKAAEIFKENRIDFCCGGNKPLSEAIKELGLDEDKIINEINSQYEQYETSAEDKDWTTAPLDELVEHILNKHHAYLWDEMPKIAKLSMTILKVHGEHHPELSKVHKLFRTVQMELEEHLTKEETLQYPAINKFLETNSKGDLEKAVNIIDELEQEHTNAGDILRELRAITKDYIIPDDVCGTFELTYQKLHEMESDLFQHIHLENNILFPRLRALL
- a CDS encoding cation:proton antiporter, with the translated sequence MAASLAIILLLGMPTKRLFEKLRMPGLLGMLLLGILIGPHGFNLLQEDMIMISGDLRSIALIIILLRAGLGINRDDLIKIGTTALKMSCIPGLIEGLFVAIASVILLGFTFAQGGILGFIIAAVSPAVIVPSMLKLMDDNIGTEKGIPTLILAGASIDDVFAITIFSAFLGLYSGSNINVGVQLLNIPVSIFLGIMAGIIIGLILIKVFKNYHIRDTNKLLLILGFSILLNQLEGALRTKLQVASLLGVMTIGFVIIEKLPQVGKRLSNKFNKVWILAEILLFVLVGAQVDIDVAIKAGKIGVVIILIGLIGRSIGVIISLLGTDYNWKERLFCVIAYIPKATVQAAIGAVPLSLGIDSGDMILAIAVLSILITAPLGAIGIHYSSEKLL